The region CGATCTTCCGCACAAGCTCGGGATCCCTGCACGAAATGAAGGGAGCATGTATGTAATAAACGTACAAAAAGGTTACTATATTGGTCAACGTGGTCGACCGGTACGTAACGTGCCTGGAGGCTCCGAGGCCGACGTTGTGGGGGAAGATGGTGGCGCCGATGACGTTGTTGTTGCCGTGGACGGCGTCGATGCCGTAGATGATGGGGACGGCGAGGCGGGACGAGAGGGCGAGGCGCTGCATGCCGTCGACCACGCCGGCCCAGTCGGACGCGGAGGCGCCGTCGAAGGGCGGCCTGCCGCCGCCGTTGAGGAGGCTGCCGACGCCGAGCTCCGCGAGGGCGCGGGGCGACGCCACGGAGAGCTCGATCTGGGCCATCTGCCCCGCCTTCTCCCGCAGCGTCATGCGGCCCAGCAGGTCGCGCACGCGCGCCTCCACCGGCGCCGACGGGTCCTTGTACAGCGGCCGCTCCTCGCCTTGTTCTTGCGCTGCCGCCATGCCGGCCGGTGAGCACAAGTCAGAGTATTGATTTTGTTCCCGCCACCTGGGAATGACAGCCAACTTATTTTGTCGTGCCAATCTCGGTTTGTTTACCAGTATATATACTCAACTAATCATCAAGAACGCTCACAATACCCGATTAAAGAACTACTCCATGAGTTATCACTTATCAGATAATGTGAGGATAATATGAGCTGATGCAACGTGGCAACGGGGAGAAACCTGGCCGGCGGTATTGCTCTTTCATACCCGTCACCGTGACACAATCCCGGCCCGCTACCCGTACCCCATTACCTGCAGAGTGTTGAGTTTAACCCAAGGATCCCTGCACGCCAAGATATCATGAACACACGCGATGATTTTTTTTTTTGGTCAAGGCTTTGTATCGTGCCTtccctttcttttctttgtttctcaATTTTGTGGTACATCAAACACCACGGTGTATACTCAGACCTCGGGCTAGCAAGCCGACTCGAAGTGAACACTCAGACCACGGTGTATACTGACACAACACGGATACTACCACGCAGACTAGCTAGCTAGGAAACTCGAAAAAAAAAAGGAAACGTTTCCCTACGGTGCGCCGGCCGAGCGTTTCGGCCGGTCGCGTGCATTCAGATCGCGCTGGGTCCTTTCACGCAGGCGGTGCCACGACCACGGCCCACGCCTATGTCCCGCTAGCCTTATCCTCTCACACGGGTGCCTCTGCTATCTCCGTCTCTCGATCCCATCTCTTCTTTTTGCTTCATGACGACGGCGAGCCGCAACGACCTCGGTGATGTGTGACGCAGGCGAGGCGGTTTGCGATGGGGGAGCCACCACGCATCTGGTTGCGACCGCAGCTCTGGCGAGCTCCGCCATGGCCGTTGTCGCCGCATGCTTGAACCAACGCCCACCCATGCTGGAACCAGCCACCGTGGTTGTTGGAACCGGCATCAATTTTTGCTACAATCGATGAGTTTTCTTGCTACCGTCATCTTTCTCTTCATCGTTCATGAGAATTGGCTGGTCTTTTTTAGCTGCAATCGTCATCAAATTTTGCTACGACCGGCGAGTTTTTTTTGCTACCACTGCCTTTTCTTTTCATCGTTCATGAGAAAATGGTGAGGTCTTTTTCTTTTTGCTACAAGCACCAACGATTTTTGCTACATTCATCAATGATTTTTGCTGGAGACGGCGCCGAGGCATTTTTGCTGGAGCCAGCGCCTCAAATGCACCCTGGTTTTTTGCTACATCCGGCATCATTTTTTGCTACAGTAGGCATCATTGTTTGCTGGAACCAGTTAACTGTCGGCTACGACCGTCAGGCGTCCGGCAAGATGCTACAACCGTGTCTCCATTTTGCAATGACCGACAACGAAAAATGCTACAACGGGCAATTCTATTTGCTGGAACCAGCCAATCGCCGGAGCTGCATCCATGGCgtgcgggcggcgagggcgggatccATCCATGGCGAGCGCGGGGGACGGCGAAGTTGCATCCATGGCAAGCGTGGGCGGCGGAGCTGCATCGAGGGGGTGCGAGACACATTGAGCTGCATCTGGCGAGCGCCCCTGGCGAGCTGCGGCGGCCCGACGAGCTGCACCGGCGAGCGGCCCCGGCGATGAGGATGGCCGGCGAGAGCGCCAACCGGCGACCGAGACGCCGCGGTGGTTCTTCAAGCTTGGTTGCTGGGGGATGGCGGGGTGTCAAACATCGCTGTGGGCGTTATACATTTTTTTTCTTCAGGGGAGTAACTGGGAGGAAGACGAAGCAGGAAATCAGATCTAACAGCCCTTAATCGTGCTATCGGGTGGCTGGGCTGGACCAGCCGAACAGTTCGGCCGGCGCGCCGGCAAATAAAACTCATCGGCAGGATGCATCCACGCATGCAACCATAATTAAGTCACTAAGTACACACTAGCTACTAATTAAGATTATACTAACACAGAGGATGTCGACGACGGGGAGCTCAGCGCGCTGCATCGCGCCGGGCTGGTGAGGTGCGTGCGATGTGGTAGTCGACGGGGAGCTCGGGACAGCGCTACCACCCTGATGCGTAAGGCGGGCCAGGCGCGAACGGCGAGCAGCCGGCGAGGTGTTTGAGGCGGCGCCACGCCGGGCATGGTGGTCGACGCCTCAATGTGGATAGGGAAAATGGATTATCAGCGGTTGGGAAGGGGATGCTGGAGGCTGGAGCACCGTCGTCTACAGCGGCAGGCGGTGAGCTACCCGTGGTGGGCTAGCAAGCGGTTGCGTGCTGCGTGCTGTGCTGTGGGTGCTTGTCTCGTGGAGAAGATAGGGAGTTCAAGAGGAGAACAGAGAGCGATAGAGGTTGGCGGCTGGCTCTGGGAGGGACCGAGGGACAGGATGGATAAGGTCAGTGTTCGAACCGTGGAACTTGGGCCGTGCGTCAAGTTGAATCGTCTCGTGGAAACGGCAGGGCCGGCATATCAGGGCACTACTACCCACGGGTACCCGTGGCGCACATGTGAAaaaaaattcatgaacaattttatAAATACGGAAACCCTTTTTAATTAAATGAACCTTTTCAAATACGAACTAACCATTTTTTTTAATACACGATAAGAACAAAACTATACATAATTTAtgaatttttttaaatgtgtgATGAAGAACAATATTTTTTAGTACACAATGAAACTTTTTGATAAATATGATGAATagttttttaatacatgatgaaaAAAAATAATTACACTATGGACATTATTTAAGTATAAGATGATTTTTTTTAATATTGGGTAAATATAATTTCAATATATGACAAACCTTATTGCATGACGAATAGTTTGTTAATATGCAGTGAACATTTTTTAATGCATGACAAATGTTTTCATGTTACACAAGGAACATAGTTTAAATATATGTTGAACTATTTTTAATACATGGTTTTATATACATGATGAGCATTTTTTTACTACACGATGAAAATTCTAAAATACTAGACGAAACATTTTTGTGAAATACACGGTAAAAAAGTTTAAGTATGATGTGAACTTTTTTAGTACACGGTAAACATTTCTAAAATACACTATTAACATTTTCTGAAACTTGAAAATATATTTTTAATACAAAATGAACATTGTTTAAATACAAAACTAACATTTATTAATACAGGATTACCATTTTTTAGTATACAATCAACACTATAAATACACAACGAATATTTTCTAAATACTCGATGAACATTGTTTTATGTACATGATAATCATTTTTATAATAAATACTAGCACAATACTCATCCACTGCAATGGAAGTATAAAATACAAGGATATAGGTAACTGATATGTTGATAACCCTGTGTCACCTCGCGATCTTTCCGTCGAGCTCTGCATCCCGCAGCAAGTCAATTAGTCAACAGAGTATGTACGTATGGTATGGTCATCGCCAACTTATCAAAAGATAAGTGGTCAACATATCGGCGGTATGTTCCCCGAGGCTATGACGTTGTGGGGGTAGACGGTGGTGCGATGACGTTGTTGTGGTCAGGGTCGGTCCCGAGATTTCGGGGGTCCAGGGAAGTATTAGAACCTAGTGCCCCTTAATATATAGCAATGTTGGGAATATCTCTTATCGGAAACTTATCGGtcaacccatgataaggggtaaatcggtcagtttatcggcatatcggccgatttatcgtcaTACTGGCTGATTTATCGGCCAATTTATCTTATCACTCAAACATCGATAAGCGATAAATCGGTCAATTTACcgaaatatcggaagatatcttgaacatgaatatatagTACATAACAATAACCAATATATGTATATGTAATATACCAACTAAATGTTGCAAAGCCGCAAAGGTAGTAGATCAAATCAAGATAAGCTTACTAGTTATCATGTCATATCTCACAAATCAATAAGTTCCCAATATAGAAATCCGTTTATAATTTCCAATCATCGATTACCAATGGTCATATGCAACAATAAACTAAAAACATGGTTGGAAAATGATGGCCACAAGTCCTGGAAACACGGCCCAAGAAAAAACTTGTGATTGTATCGAGGATTTATGGCCTCTTGATTGTAATACTACAACTTTGCAATAAAACTCCCTTTAGAGCATCTCTAGTGGATGGTGTAAATTTGGACGTGTATATCTCCATATACACGTCCATATACACCTTGCTAAATTATACACCTCCCAGTTTTTCAGTGGAACGTGTAACTTAGGACGTGTATATTCCAGCGGCTATATTTTCAAACGGCTATATTTCCAACGGCCATATTTCCAATCTATATAAACCACCCCTACCACCTCTTCCAGCACACTTCTACCTGTGACTTCTCTTCTCACCTAGATTTTTCTATCGTTTCTCACGCAACACAATGAACACATCCACTTGGGACATGagttcttcgtcatcttcatctggCGACGATGAACTCATACTTGCAGCATTCGCCAAgcgcgaggaggaagagaggaagaacgcTCGACGCCATGGCGGTTCCAAGCATGGACGTCAGTCAATTGATCGAGGAAGAGATGCCGGATTTCTTCTTTTGTGGGACGACTACTTCAAAGAAGTTCCTTGCTTTCCCGAACATTTGTTTCGACGAAGGTTCGTAATTagtacacttctctgctttggtcctTTTTTCGTTTCCCTGTCTCATTTAATTTTTATGCACAGATTTAGGATGTCGCGTACTTTGTTCAACCGCATAGCTGATGGTATACTTGagcatgactatgatgattattttaCGCAAAAAAAAGTGCTTCTGGAGCTCTTGGGTTACATCCTCTGCAAAAGATGACCGCGGCGATGCGGATGCTAACATATGGAATAGCAGCTGATGGTGTTGATGAGTACATCCGGTCCACTGAGTCTACTAATTTAGAGTCTTGCAAGAAATTTGTGATCAAAGTTTGTGAAGTTTTTGGGGAAAAGTACCTGAGATCTCCAAATGAAGAAGACATTGCTAGGTTACTTGCAATAGGGGAGGAAAGAGGATTTCCCGGTATGTTAGGGAGCATAGATTGCATGCACTGGGGGTGGAAAAATTGCCCCAAAAAATGGCATGGCATGTTTAAAGGCCATGTGAGCGAGCCCACTATGATCTTGGAAGCAGTTGCTTCACAAGatctttggatttggcatgcttatTTTGGTTTACCAGGGTCTCTGAATGATATAAATGTTCTTCAACGTTCTCCTATTTTTACAAAGCTAGCCGAAGGCCAAACTCCTCCAATGAATTATAGCATCAATGGCCATCAGTACACAATGGGGTATTACCTTGCAGATGGTATCTATCCACGGTGGGCAACATTTGTGAAGAGCATACCAGCTCCAACTAGCAGAAAGCATAAAACTTTTGCCAAGAAGCAAGAGGGGGCTAGGAAAGATGTGGAACGAGCCTTTGGAGTCCTGCAATCCCGTTTTGCCATTGTTCATGGACCTGCTAAAGGATGGAAACGTAAAGAAATCACTGATGTCATGAAAGCTTGTGTCATAATGCACAATATGATAGTTGAAGAGGAGCGACAAACTGGTCGGCAAAGCTGCACTTTTGAGGCAATGGGAGAAAGAGTCACAGTCTCTCGTACTCATGCGGAAGAACTGAGCTCTTTTATTCAGATGACTCGCTGGATTAGAAATTTCGATGAACATGATCAGCTTAAACTTGATCTAGTTGACCATGTGTGGCAAAAGTTTGGAAACGAGTAATCCATGTCTTTGTAATGCAGctatcaataaaaatatttatgcaATGAGTGATGTAATCCATGTCCTCAACTAGCAGAAAGCAGTAAATAGTTCTTACAACTACAACATATAGCTCACATTACCCTAGGCCGCGAGCAAGGATCTCCTTCTGCTTAGCTTGGTAGAACTGCTTTTGAATATCAGTCATACCACTTGTGTCGATGAGCATGACCCTCTCATCTAATTCAAATTGTCTCCGTGCATCCTCCCTCTCGTTTCGTGCATCCTCATTCTTTTTGAGTGCAATCTCCTCTTTTCGCAATTCCAATTGTTGTGTGTAGCGATCATTTCTTGCCGCCTCTTTGATCTCATCCTTCTCTAGCTTTGCTGCCCACACAGTTTCTAATGACAGCTTGCAAGCACTGTCATCAGCTTTACCTCTCTTGTCCCTCTTCACACCATCAGGTCTTTTCTCATGTTCAAGAGCATCAGTGCGTATCGAGGTAGCATCAGTACGTACCGAGGATGCATCAGCCGGATAATTGGTGGATGTGCCCAGACTTGCATCAATGGTCTTCTTTTGTTTCCTAAGAGAAGTTTCAACTTCTCTTGTCTGCCACTTTGGATACTTTGAAAACTCTACATAGCAATGCATCAGTGTGAAAGGCTTCCTTTTTTTAAGATCCATTTCCTTGAACAAAATGTGTGCATCGTTTGTCTGCACATATAAATATGTTGTTAAAATAAGCACAACACATATAGAATATTGCACATCACATATAGAATTACAAGAAAGGCGCATACCTTTTCTTCTATAGTCCTTCCACTTTCTTGCCTATTTAAAATCTGCTGAAGGCAACCACAAAATTTAGAGGTCTCTCTGTTAATCGTTGTGTAACGGCAATTGATTGCATTAGCATTACGCTCCGGCCATGATGATTCCTTGTGTTTGTTGTAGTACTCTGAAATTCTATCCCAATAAGCATCTCGGTTTTgacatatcccaacaatatccaaacTTGTATTTGCCCATGCTGCTATGAGAACCTTGTCCTCATCACTAGACCAATTTTTGCCTTTGTTGGATTTTCCTTTCTCTGTTATTGCAGAACGATGCTGAGTTGATGGAGTTGCCTGCTCTCCAATTGGACTATCTGGTTGTGCTTGTGTGTAACCAAACCAATGGTGTCCAAGAAGCTTTGGTCACCAGCCATCCGCAAGCAACCAATGCACAGCTTCAGGGATTTAGAGAAAAGATTCAGTGGTTCAttttattggaaatatgccctagatgcaataataaaagggttattattatatttccttgttcatgataattgtcttttattcatgctataactgtattatccggaaatcataatacacgtgtgaatacatagaccataacatgtccctagtgagcctccagttgactagctcgttggtcaacagatagtcatggtttcttgactatggacatcagatgtcattgacaatgggatcacatcattaggagaatgatgtgatggacaagacccaatcctaagcatagcacaagatcgtgtagttcgttttgctagagctttttcaatgtcaagtatcccttccttagaccatgagatcgtgtaactcccggataccgtaagagtgctttgggtgtaccaaacgtcacaacgtaactgggtgactataaaggtgcactacaggtatctccgagagtatctgttgggttgacacggatcgagagtgggatttgtcactccgtatgacggagaggtatctctgggcccactcggtaatgcatcatcataatgagctcaaagtgaccaagtggttggtcacgggatcatgcattacggtacgagtaaagtgacttgccggtaatgagactaaacaaggtattgggataccgacgatcgagtctcgggcaagtaacgtaccgattgacaaagggaattgtatacggggttgatcgaatcctcgacatcgtggttcatccgatgaaatcatcgtggaacatgtgggagccaacatgggtatccatatcccgctgttggttattgaccggagagtcatctcggtcatgtctacatgtctcccgaacccatagggtctacacacttaaggttcggtgacgctagggttataaggaagacttgtatgtgattaccgaatgtttttcggagtcccgaatgagatcccgaacgtcacgaggatttTCGGAATGGTcccgaggtgaagatttatatatgggaagttgtcatgcggacaccggaaagtttcgggggcatatcggtattgtaccggggccaccggagaggttccgggggtccaccgggaggggccacccctctcggagggccacatgggccgcaaggggcagggaaccagcccctggagggctggggcgcctcccaccttgggcccatgcgcctagggtatggggggaaccctagaggggggcgccccctttgcttggggggcaagtcccccctccctggccgccgcccccccctctagatcccatctagaggggccggctcccctggccccttcccctataaatataggggtgaggggagggctgcaacagacaaccaaggtgc is a window of Triticum dicoccoides isolate Atlit2015 ecotype Zavitan chromosome 2B, WEW_v2.0, whole genome shotgun sequence DNA encoding:
- the LOC119361231 gene encoding glutathione S-transferase T3-like, translated to MRAAEWGMRAMLAAGGGVRDAGGGVRGAGGASCGLGREKGKSNKGKNWSSDEDKVLIAAWANTSLDIVGICQNRDAYWDRISEYYNKHKESSWPERNANAINCRYTTINRETSKFCGCLQQILNRQESGRTIEEKTNDAHILFKEMDLKKRKPFTLMHCYVEFSKYPKWQTREVETSLRKQKKTIDASLGTSTNYPADASSVRTDATSIRTDALEHEKRPDGVKRDKRGKADDSACKLSLETVWAAKLEKDEIKEAARNDRYTQQLELRKEEIALKKNEDARNEREDARRQFELDERVMLIDTSGMTDIQKQFYQAKQKEILARGLG